One genomic segment of Ignavibacteriota bacterium includes these proteins:
- a CDS encoding PEGA domain-containing protein: MNNFFKIISSLIVLLLSISCDKKVSVSEPYDYEISNLNFYIKTIPAGASIFVDDRNISQTAPDTIKYLTKGSHKFTLKLDKFLDYTFNAYVSDSLVKTYEYNFYEDSTNFGSLKFESFPPNCDIYLNNILQDYKTPYLLKYQVPDKYKVKYTYDGYASDSTYVFVYPGRETLVNIALADTSLWVNYNSENSVLSDNYIKDILVDNYNKVWIATSHNGIFILNGNSWKNITSENSELPSNVINKISKQNLNIWIATNNGLVNIIGDIMTVYTSENSELLSNYITDVEFDSKGNIWVGTQNGLSKFNGESWQTYRTSNSSIPGNFITCVEVDKTNNIWVGTNAFSTGKMNNSGNWQVFQSDTNSKVGDSVKDIISDSEGNLWIGLATILMEGKLGGIFKINDNIMEEVDFSLPEKHTNNFYQDINNTLWIATKSGLLLVNSQTDFNLFTTNNSGLPTNDISSIGKDLNGNIWIGTNGGGVVKYKKH, from the coding sequence TTGAATAATTTTTTTAAAATCATAAGTTCTCTTATTGTTTTGTTACTTAGTATTTCTTGCGATAAAAAAGTTTCAGTAAGTGAACCTTATGATTATGAAATTTCAAATTTAAATTTTTATATTAAAACAATTCCTGCTGGCGCATCAATATTTGTTGATGACAGAAATATAAGTCAAACAGCGCCCGATACAATAAAATACCTAACAAAAGGCTCGCATAAGTTCACTCTTAAACTTGATAAATTTTTAGATTATACTTTTAACGCTTACGTTTCAGATAGTTTAGTGAAAACTTATGAATATAATTTTTACGAAGATTCAACAAATTTTGGCTCACTTAAATTTGAATCCTTTCCCCCAAATTGTGATATTTATTTAAATAATATTTTACAAGATTATAAAACTCCATATTTATTAAAATATCAAGTTCCTGATAAATACAAAGTTAAATATACATATGATGGGTATGCTTCGGATAGCACATATGTATTTGTTTATCCTGGCAGAGAAACCCTTGTTAATATAGCATTGGCTGATACATCATTATGGGTAAATTACAATTCTGAAAATTCTGTTTTATCCGATAATTATATAAAAGATATTTTAGTTGATAATTATAATAAAGTTTGGATTGCCACTTCCCATAATGGAATTTTTATTTTAAATGGCAATAGTTGGAAAAATATAACATCGGAAAATTCTGAACTTCCATCAAATGTTATTAATAAAATCAGCAAACAAAATCTAAACATTTGGATTGCGACTAATAATGGATTAGTAAACATCATCGGTGATATTATGACTGTTTACACTTCAGAAAATTCCGAACTTTTAAGCAATTATATTACCGATGTTGAATTTGATTCCAAAGGAAATATTTGGGTTGGGACACAAAATGGTTTATCAAAATTTAATGGTGAAAGTTGGCAAACTTATAGAACAAGTAATTCCTCAATCCCAGGTAATTTTATTACATGTGTAGAAGTTGATAAAACAAATAATATTTGGGTTGGAACAAATGCATTTAGTACTGGAAAGATGAATAATTCCGGAAATTGGCAAGTCTTTCAATCTGATACGAATAGCAAAGTTGGCGATAGTGTGAAAGATATAATTTCTGATTCAGAAGGTAATTTATGGATTGGATTAGCAACAATACTAATGGAAGGAAAACTTGGCGGAATATTTAAGATTAATGATAATATAATGGAAGAAGTAGATTTTTCCTTACCTGAAAAACATACTAATAATTTTTATCAAGATATAAACAACACACTTTGGATTGCAACAAAATCCGGATTATTGTTAGTAAATTCTCAAACCGATTTTAATTTATTTACAACAAATAACTCGGGTTTACCAACAAATGATATTAGTAGTATCGGCAAAGATTTAAACGGAAATATCTGGATCGGCACAAATGGCGGAGGTGTTGTAAAATATAAAAAACATTAA
- a CDS encoding nodulation protein NfeD produces the protein MKRILFILFVLAVLAIENQAQKKVYVAEIDGTIDLGLAPFVKRVVDEAEKNSASAIVFKINTFGGRVDAATQIKDAIINSKVKTIAFIDKRAISAGALISLSCEKIIMVPGASIGATTVVDEGGTKQSEKAQSYMRAEMRSTAEKTGRRTDIAEGMVDERVVVQELNDDSTKLITLTSEEALKYGIADSVLDDMDEVLESMNLENAEVINLKSNWAEDFIRFLNNPIMTSILLMIAMVGLFTEIKTPGWGLPGTAALIALALFFGSGYILELASIIEIIIFIVGLVLLLIEIFVIPGFGITGIIGIILMFGSLFLGLISDFPLLDWGIISLAIIQFAATLLLTIFVIFSILKFLPKSEMWGNLILNKNIDEKSGYAADIRVKDLVGKNGIALTDLRPSGIALIENKRVDVVTSGNYISKDTKITVISEEGSKVVVEII, from the coding sequence TTGAAGAGAATATTATTTATTCTTTTTGTTTTAGCAGTTTTAGCAATTGAAAATCAAGCTCAAAAAAAAGTGTATGTAGCTGAAATTGATGGAACTATTGATTTAGGTTTGGCGCCGTTTGTTAAACGGGTAGTTGATGAAGCGGAGAAAAATTCAGCTTCGGCAATTGTATTTAAAATAAATACTTTTGGCGGAAGAGTTGACGCAGCAACGCAAATTAAAGACGCAATTATAAACAGTAAAGTTAAAACAATTGCATTTATTGATAAACGCGCAATTTCTGCTGGTGCGTTAATTTCATTATCATGTGAAAAAATAATAATGGTTCCGGGAGCTTCAATCGGCGCAACAACAGTAGTTGACGAAGGTGGAACAAAACAATCGGAAAAAGCACAAAGTTATATGCGTGCGGAAATGCGTTCAACAGCAGAGAAAACCGGCAGAAGAACAGATATAGCAGAGGGAATGGTTGATGAAAGAGTTGTAGTTCAAGAATTAAATGATGATAGTACAAAATTAATAACGCTTACTTCCGAAGAAGCATTAAAATATGGAATTGCAGATTCTGTTTTAGATGATATGGATGAAGTTTTAGAATCAATGAATCTTGAAAATGCTGAAGTAATAAATTTAAAAAGTAACTGGGCAGAAGATTTTATAAGATTTTTGAATAATCCAATTATGACTTCAATACTCTTAATGATTGCGATGGTTGGTTTGTTTACTGAAATTAAAACTCCGGGCTGGGGTTTGCCGGGAACTGCCGCGCTTATTGCATTGGCATTATTTTTCGGTTCAGGATATATTCTTGAACTTGCATCAATAATTGAAATTATAATTTTTATTGTAGGATTAGTTTTACTTCTTATTGAAATTTTTGTAATTCCAGGTTTTGGAATTACGGGAATAATTGGAATAATATTAATGTTTGGTAGTTTATTTTTGGGATTAATATCGGATTTCCCTTTATTAGATTGGGGTATAATTTCATTAGCAATTATTCAATTTGCGGCAACACTGCTTCTAACAATATTTGTAATATTTTCAATTTTAAAATTTTTACCAAAATCGGAAATGTGGGGAAATTTAATTTTGAATAAAAACATTGATGAAAAATCAGGATATGCTGCTGATATTAGAGTAAAAGATTTAGTTGGTAAAAATGGAATTGCATTAACTGACTTAAGACCCAGCGGAATTGCATTAATTGAAAATAAAAGGGTGGATGTAGTTACAAGCGGCAATTACATTTCAAAGGATACTAAAATTACCGTAATTAGCGAAGAAGGTTCAAAGGTTGTTGTAGAAATTATATAG
- the yajC gene encoding preprotein translocase subunit YajC, with product MNLLLAMAPQGADGGGSMISTLIMFGAIFAIFYFMIIRPQQKKAKERDALLNSLKKGDKIITGSGIHGTVAGLEDTTVLVDVGNNIKIKMERSAIGQVVASKES from the coding sequence ATGAATTTACTTTTAGCAATGGCTCCGCAAGGTGCAGACGGCGGCGGAAGTATGATTAGTACTTTAATAATGTTTGGTGCAATCTTTGCAATTTTCTATTTTATGATTATAAGACCTCAACAGAAAAAAGCTAAAGAACGTGATGCGTTATTAAACAGTTTGAAAAAAGGTGATAAAATAATTACCGGAAGTGGAATTCACGGAACTGTAGCCGGTTTGGAAGATACAACAGTTTTAGTTGATGTAGGAAATAACATCAAAATTAAAATGGAAAGAAGTGCAATAGGACAAGTAGTTGCTTCCAAAGAAAGCTAA
- the tgt gene encoding tRNA guanosine(34) transglycosylase Tgt, with protein sequence MKFNIVKKDSNSKARAGFFETDHGTIETPRFMPVGTQGTVKAVSQRILSDEIKASIILGNTYHLYLRPGTEILENAGGLHKFMNWKNALLTDSGGFQIFSLSELRKLKSDGVEFKSHLDGSKHFFTPQKVIEIQRIIGSDIMMVLDECTPYPCEYDYAKKSCQLTSDWAIKNKEAFENSISKYGHKQFLFGIVQGSVYKDLREKSAKDLVNINFDGYAIGGLAVGEPAEQMYDITNFTTDFLPENKPRYLMGVGRPENILESIERGIDMFDCVMPTRNARNAYLFTSQGILSMRNASHKNNFSSIDPECNCYTCQNFTKAYLRHLFISKEILALELASIHNLTFYLNLTNTAREKIIDGTFLQWKEKIISKLTTNINSNLED encoded by the coding sequence ATGAAATTTAATATTGTTAAGAAAGATTCAAACTCCAAAGCCCGCGCCGGATTTTTTGAAACTGATCATGGAACTATTGAAACTCCGCGATTTATGCCGGTTGGAACTCAAGGAACCGTGAAAGCTGTTTCTCAAAGAATTTTAAGCGACGAAATAAAAGCTTCAATAATTTTAGGAAATACTTATCATCTTTATTTAAGACCCGGAACTGAAATTCTGGAAAATGCCGGGGGACTTCATAAATTTATGAATTGGAAAAACGCATTGCTTACAGATAGCGGCGGATTTCAAATTTTCAGTTTATCGGAATTACGAAAATTAAAAAGTGATGGAGTTGAATTCAAATCTCATCTGGATGGATCAAAGCATTTTTTTACTCCGCAAAAAGTTATCGAAATTCAGAGAATAATAGGCTCAGATATTATGATGGTTCTAGATGAATGCACTCCTTATCCTTGCGAATATGATTATGCAAAAAAATCTTGCCAGCTTACTTCTGATTGGGCAATAAAAAATAAAGAAGCTTTTGAAAATTCAATCTCAAAATATGGTCATAAACAATTTTTATTCGGAATTGTTCAAGGAAGTGTTTACAAAGATTTGCGAGAAAAATCTGCAAAAGATTTAGTGAACATAAATTTTGACGGATATGCAATTGGTGGATTAGCGGTAGGTGAACCGGCAGAACAAATGTATGATATCACAAATTTTACAACAGATTTTTTACCGGAAAACAAACCAAGATATTTAATGGGAGTTGGGCGACCGGAAAATATTCTCGAATCTATTGAACGGGGAATTGATATGTTTGATTGTGTTATGCCAACCAGAAATGCACGGAATGCGTATCTTTTTACAAGTCAAGGAATTTTAAGTATGCGGAATGCTTCTCATAAAAATAATTTTTCATCTATTGATCCGGAATGCAATTGTTATACTTGCCAAAATTTTACTAAAGCATATTTGCGTCATTTATTTATTTCGAAAGAAATTCTTGCTTTGGAACTTGCTTCAATTCACAACTTAACTTTTTATTTAAATTTAACAAATACTGCAAGAGAAAAAATTATAGACGGAACTTTTTTACAATGGAAAGAAAAAATAATTAGTAAATTAACAACAAATATAAATTCTAATTTGGAGGATTAA
- a CDS encoding DUF2156 domain-containing protein, giving the protein MNSLPLSWTINKSNEFSSKSINKNNICWIYTSNMNDENIFKKVISEYSFNKESNLLIRGCNFEIRNELSRLNFYSLKVGMEAILDTSKNCFRKKSLIHLVKRGLRKGQICKLDYSIVNRNKLRDFYKISTHAKEPKLKNLFITDFLPHCKLYVLSNKNEWLGAILISQNSRNKIHTESIIRTKYSPIGTLEAIIHQIYEDAKAENIKFVSLGEVPFSASLNIFKDGFYSALINFIGQMLNIAYKNKGLFQFKNKFNPMWEPIFICSSNKISIKELYFLMMQTNFYNLIKYKLLKLLQLKYCNKKRFFSRIFIFPKLDFNKT; this is encoded by the coding sequence ATGAATTCACTGCCTTTAAGTTGGACAATAAATAAATCAAACGAATTTTCTTCCAAGTCTATAAATAAAAATAATATTTGTTGGATTTATACTTCAAATATGAATGATGAAAATATTTTTAAAAAAGTAATTTCAGAATATTCATTTAACAAAGAATCAAATTTGTTAATTAGAGGTTGTAATTTTGAAATTAGAAATGAGCTTTCAAGACTAAACTTTTATTCGTTAAAAGTTGGAATGGAGGCAATTTTAGATACTTCTAAAAACTGCTTCAGAAAAAAATCATTAATTCATTTAGTTAAACGTGGATTAAGAAAAGGACAAATTTGCAAGTTAGATTATTCAATTGTGAATAGAAATAAGTTAAGGGATTTCTATAAAATTTCAACTCATGCTAAAGAGCCGAAATTAAAAAATTTATTTATCACCGATTTTTTGCCACATTGCAAATTATATGTCCTAAGTAACAAAAATGAATGGTTGGGGGCAATTTTAATTTCTCAAAATAGCAGAAATAAAATTCACACAGAATCTATAATTAGAACAAAATATTCACCAATTGGAACACTTGAAGCAATTATTCATCAAATTTATGAAGATGCTAAAGCAGAAAATATTAAATTCGTTAGTTTAGGAGAAGTTCCGTTTTCTGCCTCATTAAATATTTTTAAAGACGGTTTTTATTCAGCACTTATTAATTTTATTGGACAAATGTTAAATATTGCATATAAAAATAAAGGTTTATTTCAGTTTAAAAATAAGTTTAATCCCATGTGGGAACCAATATTTATTTGCAGTTCAAACAAAATATCAATAAAAGAATTATATTTTTTAATGATGCAAACTAATTTTTATAATTTGATTAAATATAAACTATTAAAATTATTGCAATTGAAATACTGTAATAAAAAAAGATTCTTTTCCCGAATTTTTATTTTTCCCAAACTTGACTTTAATAAGACCTAG
- a CDS encoding NADH-quinone oxidoreductase subunit A, whose protein sequence is MLTEFGKVFVFLILAGAFVGIAIFAAMLIRPKRPSFEKSQIYECGENPEGSPWVKFNIRFYVVALIFLIFDVEIVLLFPWALTYKEFGFIGFLVGAIFLLILFLGMAYEWRKGDLEWARPKIEKLELSKLLEKKVQNHSTIES, encoded by the coding sequence ATGCTAACTGAATTTGGTAAAGTTTTTGTCTTTTTAATATTAGCTGGTGCATTTGTTGGTATTGCAATTTTTGCCGCAATGTTAATCCGTCCCAAAAGACCTTCATTTGAAAAAAGTCAAATTTATGAATGTGGTGAAAATCCGGAAGGTTCTCCTTGGGTTAAATTTAATATTCGTTTTTATGTTGTTGCTCTAATTTTTTTAATTTTTGATGTTGAAATTGTTCTGCTCTTCCCGTGGGCATTAACTTATAAAGAATTTGGATTTATTGGATTTTTAGTTGGCGCAATATTTTTACTGATTTTATTTTTGGGAATGGCTTATGAATGGCGAAAAGGTGATTTGGAATGGGCACGACCAAAAATTGAAAAACTTGAACTAAGTAAATTATTAGAAAAGAAAGTACAAAATCATTCTACTATAGAAAGTTAA
- a CDS encoding NADH-quinone oxidoreductase subunit B yields MSFLDQEFTDNNIVITKSEDLLNWARLSSLWQLSFGLACCAIEMMATSASHYDFDRFGVIPRPSPRQADVILISGTVTLKMATRIKRLYEQMPDPKYIISMGSCANCGGPYWEHGYHVLKGIDRVIPVDVYVPGCPPRPEALLEGLLKLQEKIRNERLRKTA; encoded by the coding sequence ATGAGTTTTTTAGACCAAGAATTTACTGATAATAATATTGTAATTACAAAATCTGAAGATTTGTTAAATTGGGCAAGACTTTCATCCCTTTGGCAATTGAGTTTTGGCTTAGCTTGCTGCGCAATTGAAATGATGGCAACTTCAGCTTCCCACTACGATTTTGATAGATTTGGAGTAATTCCTCGACCTTCGCCAAGACAAGCCGATGTTATTTTAATTTCCGGAACAGTAACTTTAAAAATGGCAACAAGAATTAAAAGATTATATGAGCAAATGCCCGATCCAAAATATATAATTTCTATGGGAAGCTGTGCAAATTGCGGCGGACCATATTGGGAACACGGTTATCACGTTTTAAAAGGAATTGATAGAGTAATTCCAGTTGATGTTTATGTTCCGGGATGTCCTCCAAGACCGGAAGCACTTTTAGAAGGATTGCTAAAACTTCAAGAAAAAATTAGAAACGAAAGATTGAGAAAGACCGCATGA
- a CDS encoding NADH-quinone oxidoreductase subunit C, with translation MSVEEILEILKNKFPNFSFNFDNSLPVDSYIIIDPIQLPEICTFLRDDEKLQFDNLMNLSGVDDNNAKKEKDENGNEKLVGRTLSVYYHLESMKLNHKLNLKVSAPIEKPEVESVESIWKCADWHEREAFDMFGIKFLNHPNLIRILMPYDWEEGSYPLRKDFETPEYYNGMKIPY, from the coding sequence ATGAGTGTTGAAGAAATTCTTGAAATATTAAAAAATAAATTTCCAAATTTTTCTTTCAATTTTGATAATTCTCTTCCCGTAGACTCTTATATAATAATAGACCCAATTCAATTACCAGAAATTTGTACATTTTTACGAGATGACGAAAAACTTCAATTTGATAATTTGATGAATCTTTCCGGTGTTGATGATAATAATGCTAAAAAAGAAAAAGATGAAAATGGAAATGAAAAGTTAGTCGGAAGAACTCTAAGCGTTTATTATCATTTAGAATCAATGAAATTAAATCATAAATTGAATTTAAAAGTTTCTGCACCAATTGAAAAACCGGAAGTTGAATCGGTTGAATCAATTTGGAAATGTGCAGATTGGCACGAAAGAGAAGCTTTTGATATGTTTGGAATTAAATTTCTTAATCACCCTAATTTAATTAGAATATTAATGCCTTACGATTGGGAAGAAGGAAGTTATCCTTTAAGAAAAGATTTTGAAACTCCAGAATATTATAACGGAATGAAAATTCCTTATTAG
- a CDS encoding four helix bundle protein, whose amino-acid sequence MHNFKELIVWQKARFLVKDIYNLVSNFPIDEKFGLTSQIKRAVISISSNIAEGAGRDSDKDFIRFLDMANGSAFELETQLYLAFDLNFINKTDLENILGQVIEIEKLIYGFRNKLKQC is encoded by the coding sequence ATGCATAATTTCAAAGAATTAATAGTTTGGCAAAAAGCTAGATTTTTAGTTAAAGATATTTACAATTTGGTTTCAAATTTTCCGATTGATGAAAAATTTGGTTTAACATCTCAAATTAAAAGAGCTGTAATTTCAATTTCATCAAATATTGCTGAAGGTGCTGGTAGGGATTCTGATAAAGATTTTATTAGATTTTTAGATATGGCTAATGGATCAGCATTTGAATTAGAAACTCAACTTTATTTAGCTTTTGATTTGAATTTTATAAATAAAACTGATTTAGAAAACATTTTAGGACAAGTTATTGAGATAGAAAAATTGATTTATGGATTTAGGAATAAATTAAAGCAATGTTAA
- a CDS encoding NADH-quinone oxidoreductase subunit D — translation MALRTEEMVLNMGPQHPSTHGVLRLEVELEGELVKNVKPHIGYLHRCFEKHCEAMTYPQIVPYTDRMDYLASMYNNFGYAVAVERLLGITVPERVEYIRIIVSELQRIASHMVALGTYGVDIGAFTPFLFLFAEREKVLTIFEETCGARLLYNYIWVGGLSHDIHPDFVRKTKDFVRDFKPRITELNNLLSYNKIFVERTANIGILPADVAINYGVTGPNLRASGVKWDLRRNDPYSIYNRFDFEIPVGEGLKGTLGDCWDRYYVRVLEMEQSIKIIEQAIDNIPEGNVQEAIPKRIKPPKGTIYSRVENPKGELGYFIISDGNVNPFRVKVRAPSFVNMEVFGELCKGHFVADVIAILGSIDVVLGEIDR, via the coding sequence ATGGCGCTACGAACCGAAGAAATGGTATTAAATATGGGACCTCAACATCCATCTACACATGGAGTTTTGAGGTTAGAAGTTGAACTAGAAGGTGAACTTGTTAAAAATGTAAAACCTCACATTGGATATTTACATAGATGTTTTGAAAAACACTGCGAAGCAATGACTTATCCCCAAATAGTTCCTTATACAGACAGAATGGATTATCTTGCATCAATGTATAATAATTTTGGTTACGCTGTTGCAGTTGAAAGATTATTAGGAATAACTGTTCCGGAAAGAGTAGAATATATTAGAATAATTGTATCGGAACTTCAAAGAATTGCTTCTCATATGGTGGCTTTGGGAACTTACGGAGTTGACATAGGTGCTTTTACTCCCTTCTTATTTTTATTTGCCGAACGAGAAAAAGTTCTTACTATTTTTGAAGAAACTTGCGGCGCAAGACTTTTATACAATTATATTTGGGTCGGTGGACTTTCGCATGATATTCATCCAGATTTTGTAAGAAAGACAAAAGATTTTGTCCGTGATTTCAAACCTAGAATTACTGAATTAAACAATTTACTTTCTTACAATAAAATTTTTGTTGAAAGAACCGCAAATATTGGAATTCTTCCGGCTGATGTTGCAATTAATTATGGTGTAACCGGTCCAAATTTAAGAGCAAGCGGAGTAAAGTGGGATTTAAGAAGAAATGATCCATATTCAATTTATAATAGATTTGATTTTGAAATTCCGGTTGGCGAAGGCTTAAAAGGAACACTCGGAGATTGCTGGGATAGATATTATGTTAGAGTTTTGGAAATGGAACAAAGTATAAAAATTATTGAGCAAGCTATTGATAATATCCCGGAAGGTAATGTTCAAGAAGCAATTCCAAAAAGAATTAAACCTCCGAAAGGTACAATTTATTCAAGAGTGGAAAATCCAAAAGGTGAACTTGGTTATTTTATAATTAGTGATGGAAATGTAAATCCATTTAGAGTAAAAGTCCGCGCTCCATCTTTTGTAAATATGGAAGTTTTCGGCGAATTGTGTAAAGGTCATTTTGTTGCGGATGTAATTGCAATTCTTGGAAGTATTGATGTAGTTTTAGGAGAAATTGATAGATAA
- the nuoH gene encoding NADH-quinone oxidoreductase subunit NuoH, whose product MYEFLIDVFGNQIVAFFVAAALPLFLFILPYALFAVLAERKVSAHMQDRLGPMRTGYHGIFQTVADILKLIQKEDIVANSIDKKLFNFAPFLVFMGSFAAFAVIPFSSFFMGSSIDIGLFFFLAISSFMVAGILMGGWSSNNKYSLLGAMRSVSQIISYEIPTAIVVITMVMLTSTLNLDTITNQQTAFFWNWNILGGTAPGIAKFLLIPLMIGSFIIIFISTLAEVNRTPFDIPEAESELVSGFFTEYSGMKFAMFFLAEYANMLAVSFLISVLFFGGYHSPIGYLGNTLGIEWLIPIEQAIWFASKGITFVIVQMWLRWTLPRLRVDQLMTVCWKYLIPYSIAILLLVGLITLI is encoded by the coding sequence ATGTACGAATTTTTAATTGACGTATTCGGAAATCAAATTGTAGCATTTTTTGTTGCTGCTGCTCTTCCTTTATTTCTGTTTATTTTACCTTACGCGCTTTTTGCAGTTTTGGCAGAAAGAAAAGTTTCTGCTCATATGCAAGATAGACTTGGACCAATGCGTACCGGATATCACGGAATTTTTCAAACTGTTGCAGATATTTTAAAGTTAATTCAAAAAGAAGATATTGTTGCTAATTCTATCGATAAAAAATTATTCAACTTTGCACCTTTCTTAGTTTTTATGGGAAGTTTTGCGGCATTTGCAGTAATACCCTTTTCAAGCTTTTTTATGGGAAGTTCAATCGATATAGGATTATTTTTCTTTTTGGCAATTTCAAGTTTTATGGTTGCGGGAATTTTAATGGGTGGTTGGTCATCAAACAATAAATATTCTTTACTTGGTGCAATGCGTTCGGTATCTCAAATTATTAGTTATGAAATTCCTACTGCAATTGTTGTTATAACAATGGTTATGCTAACAAGTACTTTAAACTTAGATACAATCACAAATCAACAAACTGCATTCTTTTGGAATTGGAATATTCTTGGCGGAACCGCACCTGGTATTGCAAAATTTTTATTGATTCCTTTAATGATTGGCTCATTTATAATTATTTTCATTAGTACTTTGGCTGAAGTTAATAGAACACCATTTGATATTCCGGAAGCAGAATCAGAACTTGTATCCGGATTTTTCACAGAATATTCCGGAATGAAATTCGCAATGTTTTTCCTTGCAGAATATGCGAATATGCTTGCAGTTTCATTTTTAATTTCTGTTCTTTTCTTCGGAGGATATCATTCACCAATTGGTTATCTTGGAAATACTTTAGGAATTGAATGGTTGATTCCTATTGAACAAGCAATTTGGTTTGCATCAAAAGGCATAACATTTGTAATTGTTCAAATGTGGTTACGTTGGACTTTACCAAGATTAAGAGTTGATCAGCTTATGACAGTTTGCTGGAAATATTTAATTCCCTATTCAATTGCAATTTTATTACTCGTTGGTCTTATAACTTTAATTTGA
- a CDS encoding NADH-quinone oxidoreductase subunit I yields MKEYFKNTYEALYTVLVGMKITFKHLFVPSVTIQYPEVKPKMPERARNRLFVNMDDCIGCDQCSRACPVNCISIETLKATPDDSPGETSQGKKKALWVTKFDIDIAKCCFCSLCVYPCPTECIKMTQVYEFSEFEREDLLYRFATLTPSEISEKQKKFEEFTAAKEAEKLAAAKAKVEKPKPVIEKKVDPNTDKKAE; encoded by the coding sequence ATGAAAGAATATTTCAAAAATACATACGAAGCACTTTACACTGTTTTAGTTGGAATGAAAATTACTTTTAAACATCTTTTCGTTCCTTCGGTAACAATCCAATATCCAGAAGTAAAACCAAAAATGCCGGAGCGCGCACGAAACAGACTATTTGTAAATATGGATGATTGTATCGGTTGCGACCAATGTTCAAGAGCTTGTCCTGTAAATTGCATATCAATTGAAACTTTAAAAGCAACTCCAGATGATAGTCCGGGTGAAACTTCGCAAGGTAAAAAGAAAGCTTTATGGGTTACAAAATTTGATATTGATATTGCGAAATGCTGCTTCTGCTCACTTTGTGTTTATCCTTGTCCGACCGAATGTATAAAAATGACTCAAGTTTATGAATTCTCAGAATTCGAAAGAGAAGATTTGCTTTATAGATTTGCAACATTAACACCTTCGGAAATTTCAGAAAAACAAAAGAAGTTTGAAGAATTTACAGCCGCAAAAGAAGCTGAAAAATTGGCTGCAGCAAAAGCAAAAGTAGAAAAACCAAAACCGGTTATTGAAAAAAAAGTTGATCCAAATACTGATAAAAAAGCAGAGTAA
- a CDS encoding NADH-quinone oxidoreductase subunit J, with protein MELYDIIFYLFAAITIVSAVIVVNARNIVHAAFSLLLTFFGVSGIYVLLGADFLAVVQIMVYVGGILILLLFGVMLTNKITDVEIRSGSFQVLPAIIGLAAFAAILFGVMTSTNWKSQSFVIPNTTSFELGKLLISEYVLVFELLGILLLIALIGAASIARRDKE; from the coding sequence ATGGAATTGTACGATATCATATTTTATTTATTTGCAGCAATAACAATTGTTTCTGCGGTAATTGTGGTAAATGCAAGAAACATTGTTCATGCGGCATTTAGTCTTTTACTTACTTTTTTTGGTGTTTCCGGAATTTATGTTTTACTTGGTGCTGATTTTCTTGCAGTCGTTCAAATTATGGTTTACGTTGGTGGAATTTTAATTCTACTATTATTTGGTGTTATGTTAACAAATAAAATTACAGATGTTGAAATTCGTTCCGGTTCTTTTCAAGTTCTTCCGGCAATAATTGGATTGGCCGCATTTGCCGCAATTTTATTCGGTGTAATGACTTCAACAAATTGGAAATCGCAAAGTTTTGTAATTCCAAATACAACATCTTTTGAATTAGGTAAATTACTTATAAGTGAATATGTTCTGGTTTTTGAGCTCTTGGGAATTCTATTATTAATTGCTTTAATCGGTGCTGCATCAATTGCAAGAAGAGATAAGGAATAA